The following are from one region of the Anaeropeptidivorans aminofermentans genome:
- a CDS encoding ABC transporter permease, with protein sequence MDKKEQFLKRQRARRLNKFFEYNVTNFAWVASLVIAFVVFFYAYDFEAGFSLTGPMYFALLYLAAGLFNFLAALRIRSDVMNKSNISKSTRLMGIVSILFLMTGNLFSAVAGFNLIKEEKPLEYTLGFYAIINTFFIILVSALNLFKEYVANSFFTGMYLLLGISLFYVVLIIMISKFTIRNGKYKRLLIPGILAILTGATGNVFAVILGFVVIGRIKNLNENKAVEWIDIMRRIFRNYMSILGLFFVSFLLSLSICSYLTFDYSIAIDNNYGTILLQPSLMFPFGTDEFGRCVFTRIVFGARISLVIGIISTVVPIIIGGILGAIAGHYGSRPDNIIMRTLDILYAVPSILLAIAIVAAFGANTMNLILALSIGMIPIYARTMRAQVMIVTSSEFVEAARACGRREWQILLKHIIPNSMAPIIVRATLSIGSAVLSTASLSYLGLGVEPHIPEWGSVLRGGSNFLETNSYLAIYPGIAIVLIVLAFNYLGDGVRDALDPKLK encoded by the coding sequence GTGGATAAAAAAGAGCAATTTTTAAAAAGACAGAGAGCAAGGCGGCTGAATAAATTTTTTGAATATAACGTTACGAACTTTGCGTGGGTTGCAAGCCTTGTCATTGCTTTTGTGGTGTTTTTCTACGCTTATGACTTTGAAGCAGGCTTTAGCCTTACAGGGCCTATGTATTTTGCCCTTTTATATCTTGCTGCAGGATTGTTTAATTTCCTTGCGGCTTTAAGAATAAGAAGCGACGTTATGAATAAGAGCAATATCTCAAAGTCTACAAGACTTATGGGTATTGTATCTATCTTGTTTCTTATGACGGGCAATCTTTTTTCCGCCGTTGCCGGCTTTAATCTCATAAAAGAAGAAAAGCCCTTGGAATATACCCTTGGATTTTATGCGATTATCAATACATTTTTCATTATTTTGGTTTCAGCACTTAATTTGTTTAAAGAGTATGTTGCAAACAGCTTTTTTACAGGCATGTATCTTCTTTTAGGCATCTCTTTGTTTTACGTTGTGCTTATTATTATGATAAGCAAGTTTACCATAAGAAACGGAAAGTATAAAAGGCTTTTAATCCCCGGCATATTGGCCATTCTTACAGGGGCCACGGGAAATGTATTTGCCGTAATATTAGGCTTTGTAGTTATTGGAAGAATCAAAAATTTAAACGAAAACAAGGCGGTTGAATGGATTGACATTATGCGCCGTATATTCAGAAACTATATGTCTATTCTGGGCTTATTTTTCGTATCCTTCCTTCTTTCTCTTTCCATATGTTCTTATCTTACGTTTGATTATTCCATAGCCATAGACAATAACTATGGAACAATCCTTCTTCAGCCCTCTTTAATGTTTCCCTTCGGAACAGATGAGTTCGGAAGATGCGTATTTACAAGAATTGTTTTCGGTGCAAGAATTTCTCTTGTAATCGGTATTATATCTACGGTGGTGCCTATTATCATAGGCGGTATTTTAGGGGCTATTGCAGGCCATTACGGAAGCAGGCCCGATAATATCATCATGCGTACTTTGGATATTCTTTACGCTGTACCCAGTATCCTTCTTGCCATCGCCATCGTTGCGGCCTTCGGCGCCAATACCATGAACCTTATTTTGGCTTTGAGTATCGGAATGATACCGATTTATGCAAGAACCATGCGGGCTCAGGTTATGATTGTGACTTCAAGCGAGTTTGTTGAAGCGGCAAGAGCCTGCGGCAGAAGAGAATGGCAGATTCTTTTAAAGCATATTATCCCTAATTCCATGGCGCCGATTATTGTAAGGGCGACTCTTTCCATCGGAAGCGCCGTGCTTTCAACAGCCAGCTTAAGTTACCTTGGCCTTGGAGTTGAACCTCATATTCCTGAATGGGGC
- a CDS encoding ABC transporter permease, with protein sequence MTSLINFLKVNLTKMHRYPGYRYLSFILGLPVNLIAYFIYRKDKVENSYTKAKEKKKKELLSGSAAEDLKKEVEAQLRKKIEFLNKKQDDASFKKDLERIYNERFNELLEAEFKKDASNNSLKEITFMGTYGRLMDHTGFFLLSVLLAWPMYILALIYSNAYIKYIAERIFMMIFVIFGVTFLVFTILYLSPLDAALNILGPMATPEQVSSFNATYGLDKPYFFQLLDTFKGLMTLNLGKSYVGNEDVLFAIMRKFPITLKLTFASLLLAVTIAVPAGIVSAVKPYSAYDYIFMLLALIGLSIPTFWMGLILILNFSIKGNMLPATFDVNNWKSMIMPSIVLGTSLAATVARMTRSSMLEVIKQDYIVTAKAKGLSKSKVIIRHALANAMIPIVTVIGLQFGGMLGGSAVTEKVFNVNGIGSYIVDKQFVPDVPVVLAGVVYVAIIISFINLIVDVLYAFLDPRIKSKLKSY encoded by the coding sequence TTGACATCTTTAATTAATTTCTTGAAGGTTAATTTAACCAAGATGCACCGCTATCCCGGGTACAGGTATTTATCTTTTATTCTTGGTTTGCCGGTAAATTTAATCGCTTATTTTATTTACCGAAAAGACAAAGTAGAAAATTCCTATACCAAGGCAAAAGAGAAAAAGAAGAAGGAACTTCTTTCAGGAAGTGCCGCAGAGGACCTAAAAAAAGAGGTTGAGGCGCAGCTTCGTAAGAAGATTGAATTCCTTAACAAAAAGCAAGACGATGCAAGTTTCAAAAAAGACCTTGAGAGAATTTATAACGAGCGCTTTAATGAGCTTTTAGAAGCGGAGTTCAAAAAGGATGCGTCTAATAATTCTCTGAAAGAAATTACCTTTATGGGTACTTATGGAAGGCTTATGGACCATACAGGCTTTTTCCTTTTATCCGTTTTACTGGCATGGCCCATGTATATTCTGGCTTTGATTTATTCAAATGCCTACATTAAGTACATAGCCGAAAGAATCTTTATGATGATTTTCGTTATTTTCGGTGTTACATTTCTGGTATTTACCATACTGTATCTGTCGCCTCTGGATGCGGCTCTGAATATTTTAGGCCCTATGGCGACCCCGGAACAGGTAAGCTCCTTTAATGCTACTTATGGCCTTGATAAGCCTTATTTCTTCCAGCTTCTGGATACGTTTAAAGGCCTTATGACCCTTAATTTAGGGAAATCCTATGTTGGAAACGAGGATGTATTGTTTGCAATTATGAGGAAATTCCCTATTACATTAAAGCTTACCTTTGCCTCCTTACTTCTTGCGGTTACTATAGCGGTTCCTGCCGGTATCGTTTCTGCCGTTAAGCCGTATTCGGCTTATGACTATATTTTTATGCTGCTTGCTTTAATCGGCCTCTCCATCCCGACTTTCTGGATGGGACTGATTCTTATTTTGAATTTTTCCATAAAGGGAAATATGCTTCCTGCGACCTTTGATGTGAACAATTGGAAGTCCATGATTATGCCCAGCATTGTTTTAGGAACCTCCCTTGCGGCGACGGTTGCACGAATGACCCGGTCGTCGATGCTTGAGGTTATAAAACAGGACTATATCGTTACTGCAAAGGCGAAGGGCTTAAGCAAATCAAAAGTTATTATCCGCCATGCTTTGGCAAACGCCATGATTCCTATCGTTACGGTTATCGGTCTTCAGTTCGGCGGTATGCTGGGCGGCTCTGCCGTTACGGAAAAGGTGTTTAACGTGAACGGTATCGGAAGCTATATCGTTGATAAGCAGTTTGTTCCCGATGTTCCTGTGGTTCTGGCGGGGGTTGTGTATGTTGCAATCATCATAAGCTTCATAAACCTCATTGTAGACGTGCTTTATGCATTTTTAGACCCCAGAATCAAGTCTAAACTGAAAAGCTATTAG